A stretch of the Leisingera thetidis genome encodes the following:
- a CDS encoding FAD-binding oxidoreductase, with the protein MTTSHDWEAFRASLSGIRCHDDDKFLAARSRDYFWYSPILNEQLDGVTGDLLVVPQSVEDVIAVAAAVAQYKIPLTLRGGGTGNYGQCVPLEGGVIMDLTRLDKVLEITDGHVKVQAGARISRLDDAARETGQELLMYPSTRQMATIGGFIAGGSGGIGSLRHGMLRDPGNVTYLKVVTVEPTPRLIELTGDEIQKVQHAYGTNGIVVEVGLALTKSTDWIHTAALFDGYGEALRFAASAQEEGLDCYLLTAVERRFSPYYTKFGKLFPADRDAVFAMVAPGEMPRFTAKAEEMGGRISFAKTKPEIRAAGLQPAYECGWNHTTLQALKVDKGWTYLQVAYPQTFDPELVERQMARYGDEIFWHHEMARMGGRIQIFALPLVRYRGKDAIYRLIAELEDKDGCTIFDPHVVTIEDGGMKEIDTAQIEFKKLADPYGLMNPGKTRGWTADMARVD; encoded by the coding sequence ATGACCACTTCGCACGACTGGGAGGCCTTCAGGGCTTCGCTCAGCGGCATCCGCTGCCACGATGATGACAAATTCCTGGCGGCCCGGTCCCGCGACTATTTCTGGTACAGCCCGATCCTGAATGAGCAACTGGATGGTGTTACCGGTGATTTGCTGGTGGTTCCACAGAGCGTGGAGGACGTGATTGCAGTCGCTGCCGCCGTTGCGCAATACAAGATTCCGCTTACCCTGCGTGGCGGCGGAACCGGCAACTACGGCCAATGCGTGCCGTTGGAAGGCGGCGTCATCATGGATTTGACGCGCCTGGACAAAGTGCTGGAGATCACTGACGGGCATGTGAAGGTTCAAGCCGGAGCGCGTATTTCGCGGCTTGATGATGCTGCCCGGGAGACCGGGCAAGAACTGCTCATGTATCCTTCCACCCGCCAGATGGCGACCATTGGCGGGTTCATTGCCGGTGGGTCCGGCGGTATTGGTTCCTTGCGCCATGGAATGCTGCGTGACCCTGGCAATGTCACCTATCTGAAAGTGGTTACCGTGGAACCAACCCCTCGGCTTATCGAGCTGACGGGGGATGAAATCCAAAAGGTCCAACACGCATATGGCACAAACGGAATTGTCGTCGAGGTTGGGCTCGCTCTGACGAAATCGACGGATTGGATCCACACCGCAGCTCTGTTCGACGGTTACGGGGAGGCTTTGCGCTTTGCTGCCTCGGCCCAGGAAGAAGGGCTGGATTGTTATCTCCTGACCGCAGTGGAGCGGCGGTTTTCGCCCTACTATACCAAGTTCGGAAAGCTCTTCCCCGCCGACCGCGATGCGGTTTTTGCGATGGTTGCACCTGGCGAAATGCCGCGTTTTACAGCCAAAGCGGAGGAAATGGGCGGCCGGATTTCCTTTGCCAAGACAAAACCCGAAATACGCGCGGCGGGGCTTCAGCCGGCGTATGAGTGCGGATGGAACCACACAACCCTGCAGGCCCTGAAAGTGGATAAAGGCTGGACCTATCTACAGGTTGCCTATCCTCAAACTTTCGACCCTGAGCTGGTGGAACGCCAGATGGCGCGTTACGGCGACGAAATTTTCTGGCACCACGAGATGGCGCGCATGGGCGGGCGGATTCAAATCTTTGCGCTGCCCCTGGTGCGTTACCGCGGCAAGGACGCAATTTACCGGTTGATTGCTGAGCTGGAGGACAAGGACGGGTGTACGATCTTTGATCCGCATGTCGTCACCATCGAAGACGGCGGCATGAAGGAAATTGATACGGCACAGATCGAGTTCAAAAAACTAGCTGATCCATATGGGTTGATGAACCCGGGAAAAACCCGGGGCTGGACTGCGGACATGGCCCGCGTTGACTGA
- a CDS encoding NAD(P)/FAD-dependent oxidoreductase: protein MKHTVIVGAGQAGASLAAKLRNLDYGGQITLIGDEPALPYQRPPLSKKYLLGEMELERLYLRPERFYKENDIRIVRGKHVSAIDRETCKLELHGETLAYDQLALTTGASPRALPKAVGGDQDGVYAIRTLRDIDRIAPEFKPGRRVLIVGGGYIGLEAAAVAAKLGLNVTLIETADRILQRVASRETSEYFRNLHAEHGVTILENVGLQRLLGGETIEALLTNGSTKEVDFVIAGIGVIPNDQLAFAAGVHCDNGILVDSHGRTSDPRIWAAGDCTTFEYRSDLIRLESVQNAVDQAETIAANIMGAGERYTPKPWFWSDQYDVKLQIAGLNSGYDQVVVRRGSSTRTCSHWYFRDGNLLAVDAMNDPRNYMIGKRLIEANSSPAPEQVADSGFELKSLL, encoded by the coding sequence TTGAAACATACGGTAATTGTGGGCGCTGGACAGGCTGGAGCCTCTCTGGCAGCAAAATTGCGCAATCTTGACTATGGCGGTCAAATCACACTGATCGGTGATGAACCCGCGCTGCCGTACCAACGTCCTCCCCTGTCCAAAAAATACCTGCTGGGAGAAATGGAACTAGAAAGGCTCTATTTGCGCCCTGAACGGTTCTACAAGGAAAACGATATCAGGATCGTTCGCGGCAAGCATGTCTCAGCAATTGATCGCGAAACCTGTAAGCTGGAGTTGCACGGGGAAACTCTAGCATACGACCAGCTCGCCTTGACAACCGGGGCCTCGCCCAGAGCTCTTCCCAAAGCGGTTGGAGGAGACCAGGACGGTGTCTATGCAATTAGAACTCTTAGGGATATTGACCGCATTGCTCCCGAGTTCAAACCCGGCCGGCGGGTACTGATTGTAGGCGGCGGCTACATTGGTCTGGAAGCGGCTGCCGTGGCCGCCAAACTGGGACTGAACGTTACCCTGATTGAAACGGCTGACCGGATACTTCAGAGAGTGGCGTCGCGAGAGACGTCGGAATACTTCCGCAATCTGCATGCGGAGCATGGCGTGACAATACTCGAAAATGTCGGATTGCAGCGCCTTCTTGGCGGAGAGACTATAGAAGCTTTGCTGACCAACGGCTCCACCAAAGAGGTCGATTTCGTAATCGCTGGCATTGGCGTCATCCCCAATGATCAGCTGGCTTTTGCCGCCGGTGTTCATTGCGACAACGGAATTTTGGTTGACAGCCATGGGCGAACCAGCGACCCGAGGATTTGGGCTGCAGGTGACTGTACAACGTTTGAATACCGCAGCGACCTCATCCGTTTGGAAAGCGTGCAGAACGCTGTCGACCAAGCAGAAACAATAGCGGCAAATATCATGGGTGCGGGGGAACGCTACACTCCGAAACCGTGGTTCTGGTCAGACCAGTACGATGTTAAACTTCAGATTGCCGGTCTCAACTCCGGCTACGACCAGGTCGTTGTCAGGCGAGGTTCTTCGACACGCACGTGTTCTCATTGGTATTTTAGAGATGGAAATCTGCTGGCAGTGGATGCCATGAATGACCCGCGAAATTACATGATCGGAAAACGCTTGATCGAGGCGAATTCCTCACCTGCCCCTGAGCAAGTGGCAGACAGTGGCTTTGAACTGAAAAGCTTACTATAA
- a CDS encoding RidA family protein, with the protein MKALNPASVAPPFGNYSHGIAYGNLVVTSGQLGLSVNGNVPDTIGAQAEICFSNIHAILAQSGLDFSNVMRFSAFVTRQRDMAPYMAVRDRVLSGLEVKPASTLMIVSGFTRPEFLVEVEAIALRAQ; encoded by the coding sequence ATGAAAGCTCTCAACCCCGCGAGCGTCGCGCCGCCGTTCGGCAATTATTCTCATGGGATCGCGTATGGGAATCTTGTGGTGACCTCGGGTCAACTTGGGCTTTCGGTAAATGGCAATGTTCCGGATACAATTGGCGCACAAGCAGAGATTTGCTTTTCCAACATTCACGCGATTCTTGCGCAAAGCGGTTTGGATTTCTCCAACGTTATGCGTTTCAGCGCTTTTGTGACCAGGCAGAGGGATATGGCGCCTTACATGGCGGTCCGGGACCGGGTGCTTTCCGGGCTGGAGGTGAAACCCGCATCAACTCTGATGATCGTATCCGGGTTCACGCGGCCAGAGTTTCTCGTGGAAGTCGAGGCGATTGCCCTGAGGGCACAATGA
- a CDS encoding Lrp/AsnC family transcriptional regulator yields MKIRSSVFFAGRGRISIQELSEGIGLSPTPVARRIRHLEERGIITGYTALIDEAALGFEVSVFVSVQLDKQIDKALEEFEAAVKLMPEVVDCWLMTGNRDYLLRIATRSLSTFETFLTGKLTKISGVSNIESSIPIRRVKMGIARTP; encoded by the coding sequence ATGAAGATCAGATCCTCCGTATTCTTTGCAGGGAGGGGGCGAATCTCCATTCAGGAGCTCAGTGAAGGTATAGGCCTTAGCCCGACTCCTGTAGCTCGCCGGATCAGACATCTTGAAGAACGGGGAATTATCACAGGCTACACCGCGCTTATCGACGAAGCCGCGCTCGGTTTTGAGGTTTCCGTGTTTGTCTCAGTTCAACTGGACAAACAGATCGACAAAGCGCTCGAGGAATTTGAGGCGGCGGTGAAACTGATGCCAGAAGTGGTGGATTGTTGGCTTATGACCGGCAACCGCGACTATCTTCTGCGGATCGCAACACGAAGCCTCTCCACCTTCGAAACGTTCCTGACAGGGAAGCTGACCAAGATTTCAGGCGTTTCAAACATCGAGAGTTCGATACCAATCCGGCGTGTGAAGATGGGAATTGCCCGCACCCCATGA
- a CDS encoding ABC transporter substrate-binding protein yields the protein MKTFRTALAALAATVVAGASWASDKVVFGTNWLAQGGHGGFYQALADGTYEKYGLDVEIRMGGPQMNNRPMLAAGRLDFLMAGNLLLSFDNVRNGIPTTVVAAFFQKDPQAVMAHQGHYADFAALTEAPTVLVSKDGQFSFWQWMVDAHGFRDEQIRPYGFNLAQFLEDKDLVQQAYGTAEPLYAAAQGAEVDTFLLADHGWNTYSTTIETRQQLIEEDPELVQRFIDASIEGWYNFLYGDRTAAYEAIIAANPEMTAEKLDKEIAQFEKLGIIDTGDALEMGIGAMTDARIKAFHDLAVQSGIIEEGTVELSKVADTGFVNKGHGLDIKSRLTGG from the coding sequence ATGAAAACCTTCAGAACTGCACTTGCAGCCCTGGCTGCTACTGTCGTCGCAGGAGCGTCATGGGCATCGGACAAAGTGGTCTTCGGAACCAACTGGCTGGCGCAGGGCGGTCACGGTGGCTTTTACCAGGCGCTGGCCGACGGCACCTACGAGAAATATGGCTTGGATGTGGAAATCCGCATGGGCGGGCCGCAAATGAACAACAGGCCGATGCTGGCTGCGGGCCGCCTGGATTTTCTGATGGCGGGTAATCTGCTGCTGTCCTTCGACAATGTCCGCAACGGCATTCCAACCACCGTTGTCGCGGCCTTCTTTCAAAAGGACCCGCAGGCCGTGATGGCGCATCAGGGCCATTACGCTGACTTTGCGGCCCTGACGGAAGCGCCAACCGTCCTGGTGTCGAAAGATGGCCAGTTCAGCTTCTGGCAATGGATGGTTGACGCCCACGGGTTCCGCGATGAGCAGATCCGCCCCTACGGCTTCAACCTGGCCCAGTTTCTGGAAGACAAGGACCTGGTGCAACAGGCCTATGGCACCGCGGAACCGCTGTATGCCGCGGCGCAGGGTGCGGAGGTCGATACCTTCTTGCTTGCCGACCATGGCTGGAACACCTACTCCACCACTATCGAGACCCGGCAGCAGCTGATCGAGGAGGATCCGGAGCTGGTGCAGCGGTTCATCGATGCGTCGATCGAAGGCTGGTACAATTTTCTCTACGGCGACCGGACCGCCGCCTATGAGGCCATCATCGCTGCCAACCCCGAGATGACAGCCGAAAAGCTCGACAAGGAAATCGCGCAGTTTGAAAAACTGGGCATAATCGACACTGGCGACGCGCTGGAAATGGGCATTGGCGCTATGACCGATGCACGCATCAAGGCCTTTCATGACCTTGCTGTGCAAAGCGGGATCATTGAAGAGGGCACTGTGGAGCTGTCGAAAGTGGCCGATACGGGGTTTGTCAACAAAGGGCATGGACTTGACATCAAGTCCCGCCTGACCGGCGGCTGA
- a CDS encoding 2-hydroxyacid dehydrogenase → MRPRLLITRPVPRAVLERARSLFNTDMRADTGRTDGGFLQMALSDYDAVIPSLGDDFSSDVFANAPNIRCRILANFGAGTDHISLSSAQTAGIAVTNTPGAVTEPTADLAMALLLMSARRAVEGDRLVRSGNWEGWHPVQMLGQHICGKTLGVIGMGRIGQAIARRAHFGFGMNVIFHNRSPRTVEGLPARQKKLAEVLEAADFVVIAVPGGARTRHLINPARLARMKSTAHLINVSRGEVVSEAALIWALKRGKIAGAGLDVYEHEPVIPEELRSLENTVLLPHLGTATEEARISMGMTALDNLEAFFERREPPHLVA, encoded by the coding sequence ATGCGGCCGCGGCTGCTTATCACACGCCCCGTTCCCAGAGCGGTTCTTGAGAGAGCCAGAAGCTTGTTCAACACTGACATGCGCGCAGACACAGGCCGAACGGATGGCGGCTTCCTGCAAATGGCACTATCCGACTATGATGCAGTCATTCCCTCGTTAGGGGATGATTTTTCGAGCGATGTGTTTGCAAACGCACCAAACATCCGGTGCCGGATCCTGGCCAACTTTGGCGCTGGAACCGATCATATCAGCCTCTCTTCGGCACAAACCGCTGGGATAGCCGTAACTAACACCCCTGGCGCAGTGACTGAACCGACAGCAGATCTTGCTATGGCACTCCTCCTTATGAGTGCGCGCAGAGCGGTCGAAGGCGATCGCTTGGTACGCTCCGGAAACTGGGAAGGATGGCACCCAGTTCAGATGCTTGGACAGCACATCTGCGGTAAGACGCTGGGCGTCATCGGGATGGGAAGGATCGGCCAGGCAATAGCGCGCAGAGCGCATTTTGGCTTCGGCATGAACGTCATATTCCACAACCGCTCGCCGCGGACCGTGGAAGGCCTGCCTGCTCGGCAGAAGAAACTGGCCGAAGTTCTTGAGGCGGCAGATTTTGTCGTCATTGCAGTTCCAGGAGGAGCAAGAACACGGCATTTGATAAATCCAGCCCGCCTGGCCCGCATGAAATCAACAGCGCATCTGATCAACGTCTCCAGAGGAGAGGTGGTTTCCGAAGCTGCACTGATCTGGGCTTTGAAACGCGGAAAAATCGCAGGCGCCGGCCTTGATGTCTATGAGCATGAACCGGTGATACCGGAAGAGCTTCGGTCCTTAGAAAACACAGTCCTGCTGCCTCACCTTGGAACCGCCACGGAAGAGGCACGAATAAGTATGGGCATGACCGCCTTGGACAACCTCGAAGCGTTTTTCGAGCGGCGGGAACCGCCACACCTCGTGGCTTGA
- a CDS encoding ABC transporter permease: protein MQRERNLRIIMPVASILAALGLWEFLVWYNDVPHYLIPAPSLIAETLIKDWATLAQSAWFTVKLTLLSLSLAIAGGVLLGMLFALSRTVEISLFPFAVILQVTPVVAIAPLILIYVESTFWALLICAWIVAFFPILSNTAIGLRSVDHNLRDMFRLYQATPWQRLRYLLIPSALPYFMAALKIAGGLALIGAVVAEFVAGTAGQNTGLASRILESSFRNEIPRMFAALFLVSVLGIIIFLATSWLSRAVLGHWHESEIKRER from the coding sequence ATGCAGCGTGAACGCAACCTGCGCATCATCATGCCAGTTGCCTCCATTCTTGCGGCGCTGGGACTGTGGGAATTCCTGGTCTGGTACAATGATGTGCCGCATTACCTGATACCTGCACCCAGCCTCATTGCCGAAACACTGATCAAGGACTGGGCAACTCTGGCGCAAAGCGCCTGGTTCACGGTCAAGCTGACCCTGCTGTCCTTGTCGCTCGCGATTGCCGGCGGCGTGTTGCTTGGCATGCTGTTCGCGCTGTCCCGGACTGTGGAGATAAGCTTGTTTCCCTTTGCGGTGATCCTTCAGGTTACACCGGTCGTCGCGATTGCGCCGCTTATCCTGATCTATGTGGAGAGCACGTTCTGGGCCTTGCTGATCTGCGCCTGGATCGTCGCCTTCTTCCCGATCCTGTCGAATACGGCGATTGGCCTGCGCAGCGTGGACCACAACCTGCGCGATATGTTCCGCCTCTACCAAGCAACGCCCTGGCAAAGACTCCGCTACCTGCTGATCCCTTCGGCGCTGCCATATTTCATGGCGGCCCTGAAAATCGCAGGAGGATTGGCGCTGATCGGTGCAGTTGTCGCCGAATTCGTTGCGGGCACCGCAGGCCAAAACACAGGGCTGGCGTCGCGCATTCTCGAGTCGAGCTTCCGCAACGAGATTCCCAGGATGTTTGCAGCGCTGTTTCTGGTGTCGGTTCTGGGGATCATCATTTTCCTGGCGACATCCTGGCTGTCGCGTGCGGTGCTTGGGCACTGGCACGAAAGCGAAATCAAGCGGGAACGGTGA
- a CDS encoding creatininase family protein, giving the protein MKRFWADYSSREFAELDRERLIAVLPIGAIEQHGPHLPMSVDTCTVNGVVSRLAARLPDSAPVLFLPPQAVCKSNEHVDFPGTLTLSPETLIKVLVETGASVARSGVRKLVFLNGHGGNIPVMDIAARELRIHHGMMAFSANWFGFGMPDGLYSEAERSHGIHAGDMETSVMLALDPANVNMSAARDFRSNGQELSERFRHLGLSQGAKPAWKTQDLNKSGACGEAHLATAEKGKATLDYAVERLVSAFFEIDSLPLAWLDGKPEW; this is encoded by the coding sequence ATGAAGCGATTCTGGGCCGATTACTCCAGCCGGGAGTTTGCAGAACTCGACAGAGAACGCCTGATTGCCGTTCTGCCAATTGGCGCAATCGAACAGCACGGGCCGCATCTTCCGATGTCCGTCGACACCTGTACCGTCAACGGTGTCGTGTCGCGCTTGGCAGCTCGCCTGCCGGACAGCGCGCCGGTTCTGTTCCTGCCGCCTCAAGCCGTCTGCAAGAGCAATGAGCACGTCGATTTCCCGGGAACGCTGACGCTTTCTCCGGAAACGTTGATCAAAGTTCTGGTCGAAACCGGGGCCAGTGTGGCGAGGTCCGGCGTGCGCAAGCTCGTGTTCCTCAATGGGCATGGCGGCAACATTCCGGTGATGGACATTGCCGCGCGCGAGCTAAGGATTCACCACGGCATGATGGCGTTCTCGGCCAATTGGTTCGGGTTTGGAATGCCGGATGGTCTCTATTCGGAGGCCGAGCGGTCACATGGGATCCACGCAGGCGACATGGAAACGTCGGTGATGCTGGCCCTGGATCCGGCAAATGTGAACATGTCCGCTGCGCGGGACTTCCGGTCGAATGGCCAGGAGCTTTCCGAGCGTTTCCGCCATTTGGGATTGAGTCAGGGGGCCAAGCCCGCCTGGAAAACCCAGGACCTCAATAAATCCGGCGCATGCGGCGAGGCTCATTTGGCGACTGCCGAAAAGGGCAAAGCGACACTGGACTACGCGGTTGAGCGCCTCGTCTCGGCCTTTTTTGAAATCGATAGCCTGCCGCTGGCGTGGCTTGATGGCAAGCCGGAGTGGTAA
- a CDS encoding amidohydrolase family protein — protein MPMRDYGIKTIEGAGLAGRAGRWDLSIAGGRITTLRASQASGGGVILPLLADIHTHLDKTFTSCRMPQRAESLFHAIEMMAADTRNWSDADLRERAGKALARAYANGTGLIRSHLDWHGTQTPKAWHVLTELAQDWHGRVDVELASLTPLDDLVVHGESIAAAVKASGGVLGAFVYRNADLASKVAQVFDLAERCDLHLDFHVDEGLEPEACGIDAIIAETRKRDMQGRVLCGHGCALSVRQPAEVAELLSRGGDAGIGLTVLPECNAYLQDVEPGRTPRLRGLAPLHEARAAGIKVMFGSDNVRDAFYPYGDYDLFDVFRTAVLSGHLAPGDWIDAISEAPANWTGRSMRLREGGPADFIRIAAADLDDAVSRPRAARQIWRGGQILAEHQGDFT, from the coding sequence ATGCCGATGCGGGACTATGGGATCAAAACCATCGAAGGCGCAGGGCTGGCAGGGCGTGCCGGGCGCTGGGACCTGTCCATTGCCGGAGGGCGGATAACCACCCTGCGCGCATCGCAGGCCAGCGGTGGTGGAGTGATCCTGCCCTTGCTCGCGGATATTCACACGCATTTGGACAAGACTTTTACATCTTGCCGGATGCCCCAGCGTGCTGAGTCCCTTTTCCATGCGATCGAGATGATGGCTGCCGATACCAGGAATTGGAGCGATGCCGACCTGCGTGAACGGGCCGGAAAGGCGCTTGCCCGCGCCTACGCCAATGGCACCGGGCTGATCCGCAGCCATCTGGATTGGCATGGCACGCAGACGCCGAAAGCGTGGCACGTGCTGACGGAGCTGGCGCAGGACTGGCACGGACGAGTTGACGTAGAGCTTGCTTCACTGACACCGCTTGACGATCTGGTTGTTCATGGAGAATCCATTGCCGCCGCGGTCAAGGCAAGCGGCGGGGTTCTTGGGGCCTTCGTGTACCGCAATGCAGATCTGGCCAGCAAAGTGGCGCAGGTCTTCGATCTGGCCGAACGCTGCGATTTGCACCTGGACTTCCATGTCGACGAGGGGCTTGAACCGGAAGCGTGCGGCATCGATGCGATCATTGCGGAAACCCGCAAGAGAGACATGCAGGGCAGGGTGCTTTGCGGGCATGGCTGCGCCTTGTCGGTCCGCCAGCCTGCTGAAGTAGCGGAGCTTCTATCCCGCGGTGGCGACGCCGGTATCGGGCTGACGGTGCTGCCGGAATGCAATGCCTACCTGCAGGATGTGGAACCGGGCAGAACGCCCCGCCTGCGGGGGCTCGCCCCATTGCATGAAGCGCGCGCGGCCGGGATAAAGGTCATGTTTGGTTCCGACAATGTGCGCGACGCCTTCTACCCCTATGGCGACTACGATTTGTTCGACGTTTTCCGGACTGCGGTGTTGTCCGGCCACCTTGCGCCAGGTGACTGGATTGATGCCATCAGCGAAGCCCCTGCCAATTGGACAGGACGGAGCATGCGCCTGCGTGAAGGCGGTCCCGCAGACTTCATCAGGATTGCCGCGGCAGATTTGGATGACGCGGTCAGCCGTCCTCGCGCTGCGCGCCAAATCTGGCGCGGCGGGCAGATTCTGGCAGAACATCAAGGAGACTTTACATGA
- a CDS encoding 2Fe-2S iron-sulfur cluster-binding protein yields MVKITFVEPDGKEKLIEAQTGMTLMETARNAGIRGIDAECGGACSCSTCHVYVCGDWFKRLPAASDMEYDMLDFAFLPEPNSSRLSCQIAVTDDLNGLRVHLPSRQS; encoded by the coding sequence ATGGTGAAAATCACATTTGTCGAACCTGACGGCAAGGAGAAGCTTATCGAAGCACAGACAGGGATGACGTTAATGGAAACCGCTCGCAATGCAGGGATACGTGGGATTGATGCCGAGTGCGGAGGTGCGTGTTCTTGCTCGACCTGCCACGTTTACGTCTGCGGCGACTGGTTCAAAAGGCTGCCTGCAGCTTCCGACATGGAATATGACATGCTCGACTTCGCCTTTCTGCCTGAACCAAATTCATCAAGGCTATCCTGTCAAATCGCAGTGACAGATGACTTGAATGGGCTGCGTGTGCATCTTCCTTCGCGCCAAAGCTGA
- a CDS encoding TetR family transcriptional regulator C-terminal domain-containing protein: MTAAEKKRREMREAIRDAAIREFARNGLAGTSTQAIAQAAGITKAQLHYYISSKEELYQDVLRYIVEQWREIFFLAASPNDPATAIATYIERKLRHALEYPDVSRFFAREMARGAPEMPPHWRGLRQAVGEASAVIEKWIECGQIDPVDPLLFQINMWAVTQHYAEYEAQVRVLMDVESECPLDADRIIKEATSLFLLRCGLEERSKVS, from the coding sequence ATGACAGCTGCGGAAAAGAAACGGCGGGAGATGCGTGAAGCGATCCGCGACGCCGCAATTCGGGAATTTGCCCGGAACGGTCTTGCGGGGACATCGACGCAAGCGATTGCGCAGGCGGCAGGAATAACCAAGGCACAGCTGCACTACTACATCTCTTCAAAGGAAGAGCTGTACCAGGATGTGTTGCGCTACATTGTTGAGCAGTGGAGAGAAATATTCTTTCTGGCCGCATCCCCGAATGACCCCGCCACCGCGATTGCGACCTACATCGAGCGCAAGCTGAGGCATGCTTTGGAGTATCCCGACGTATCCAGGTTCTTTGCTCGGGAAATGGCGCGTGGTGCTCCGGAAATGCCGCCTCACTGGCGTGGACTTCGGCAGGCGGTGGGCGAGGCCAGCGCCGTTATCGAGAAATGGATCGAGTGCGGGCAGATTGATCCGGTCGATCCCTTACTGTTTCAGATCAACATGTGGGCTGTCACACAGCATTACGCCGAGTATGAGGCGCAGGTACGGGTGTTGATGGACGTGGAGTCAGAATGCCCGCTCGACGCTGACAGGATAATAAAGGAGGCTACGTCGCTGTTTCTGCTGCGGTGCGGGCTTGAAGAAAGGAGCAAGGTGTCATGA
- a CDS encoding tyrosine-type recombinase/integrase: protein MFPALRTKKPNRTSVDHAWQTFKNLADLPAGIRLHDLRDSYTSHAIMSGETLHMTDKLLVHRSPGSTERYAHLDAGFLERAADKVAHKIDGLLGR from the coding sequence ATATTCCCGGCCCTGCGTACAAAGAAGCCGAACCGCACGTCAGTCGATCATGCTTGGCAAACGTTTAAGAATCTGGCTGACTTGCCCGCAGGAATCCGGTTGCATGATCTCCGCGACTCATACACTTCGCATGCCATCATGTCGGGCGAAACCCTCCACATGACAGACAAGCTGCTTGTCCACAGGTCACCGGGCAGCACCGAGCGTTACGCGCACCTCGACGCCGGATTTCTAGAAAGAGCTGCGGACAAAGTGGCCCACAAGATAGACGGGCTGTTGGGCCGCTAA
- a CDS encoding RidA family protein, translated as MTLTRHKPNHRMSQAVRAGDMVYLAGQIPDQRDAGIEEQTAETLAKIDALLDELGGSKSDLVSVQIWLHHMDDFAGMNTAWDAWVDPQNPPARATGGAALASAPSGVRIEIISVAYLPAD; from the coding sequence ATGACGCTGACACGTCACAAACCGAACCACCGGATGAGCCAGGCGGTCCGGGCCGGGGACATGGTGTATCTGGCAGGCCAGATCCCGGATCAGCGGGACGCGGGCATCGAGGAGCAGACCGCGGAGACGCTGGCCAAGATCGACGCGCTTCTAGACGAGCTGGGCGGCAGCAAGTCGGATCTCGTCTCGGTGCAGATCTGGCTGCATCACATGGATGATTTCGCCGGCATGAACACCGCCTGGGACGCCTGGGTCGACCCGCAGAATCCACCCGCCCGCGCCACCGGCGGGGCCGCGCTGGCTAGCGCGCCGTCAGGTGTGCGCATCGAAATTATCTCAGTAGCCTACTTGCCAGCAGACTGA
- a CDS encoding NAD(P)H-dependent oxidoreductase, which produces MRVLIVFAHPSEESYSAALLAAANEALVQNGHDVQVIDLYRAKFDPVLSLQDWNDYASDTGRLIEKVSPHVEAMKWAEALVLVYPTWMYGPPAILKGWLERVWLPGVAFDIPEGLKKRARGKLQNIRSFTVITTSGSPWWWLRLIRDPGRSMLARGYRVLFHPLCRMRWLQLHDMNHRSDRDRAKFLKRVSRTLARL; this is translated from the coding sequence GTGAGAGTATTGATTGTGTTCGCTCACCCCAGTGAGGAAAGCTACAGCGCCGCCCTATTGGCCGCTGCAAATGAGGCGTTGGTTCAGAATGGTCATGATGTGCAGGTGATCGATCTGTATCGCGCGAAGTTTGATCCCGTACTCAGCCTTCAGGACTGGAATGATTATGCCTCCGATACCGGCCGGTTGATCGAAAAGGTGTCCCCGCATGTAGAGGCGATGAAATGGGCCGAAGCCCTGGTGTTGGTCTACCCGACCTGGATGTATGGCCCTCCGGCTATTCTGAAAGGGTGGCTGGAACGCGTATGGCTGCCCGGTGTGGCGTTCGACATTCCTGAGGGTTTAAAGAAGCGGGCCCGCGGAAAACTCCAGAATATCAGGAGCTTCACGGTTATCACAACCTCCGGATCGCCATGGTGGTGGTTGAGGCTGATCCGCGACCCAGGCCGTTCGATGCTGGCGCGCGGGTACCGGGTGCTGTTTCACCCGCTCTGCCGCATGCGCTGGCTGCAGTTACATGATATGAACCATCGCTCTGACAGGGATCGGGCGAAATTTCTCAAACGGGTCAGCCGCACGCTGGCGCGTTTGTAG